GAGGAGCCGACGACTCACGGACACCGCCCGTCGTGGGCCTACTCACAGATTCCCGACGGTCTCGCCCTCTGTGTCGGCTGCTGGCGTCCGATCGCCGCGCAACAGCTGGGCGGCGAGCGGTGCCCGGGCCCGCGGAAGCCGCAAGCCTGAGTCCCGGCCGTCGGTTGCCGTCGCCCGCCTGACGTTCGCGTCTGCCCGCCCTCCGACCGCTCTCCCTCTACCCCAGCCCGCGCGCCAGGCACAATTCCCGGAACGTCTGCCGCGCCGTGGTAGAATCCGTCGCTGCTGCAAGTTATTGATCTGATTATCCAGGCGGCGTAGCTCAGGTGGCAGAGCAGGGGTCTCATAAGCCCCGTGTCGGAGGTTCGAGTCCTCCCGCCGCCACCACATTTCCAAACGCCTCTTGACGTCCTGGGGCTCGGCGCGACCGACGATGTAGACGGCCAGCAGCGCGCCGGACGGATTCCGACGCAGGGTGGCGAGCGCGCGCGAGGGCATCAGCGCGGGCGCGCGTCTGCGCCGGACCACGCGGCGAGGCTGGCCGCGGCCCGCCGCTCCAGCCCGCGCGCGCCCTGCCGTCGTGCGATCTCCAGCGCGGTCAGGAAGCACTCCTGCGGCGCTCGCGCCCCGGGCGTGCCTCCGCGACCGATCGCCCGGCCGGCTTCGCCCTCGAGCCGATGCAGCTCCGCCTCCAGGAAGCGCTCGCCGGTGCGGGCCGCGAGGGTGAGCGCCTCGCCGACGACGTCGAGCGCCGGGTCCGGCGCTCCGGCGCGGAGCAGCCCGGCGGCGAGGGTGGCGAGCAGGTACGTCTGGAGCTGGGCGGAGCCCGAGGCGCGCGCGCTGGCGATCGCGCCGCGCATCTGGGCCACCCCTTCTTCCGGGCGGCCCGTCTCGACCAGCGCCCAGCCGTGCACCGTTTCGGCCCAGGCCAGGAAGAGCCCGAACCCCTGTTCGCGCGCCAGCGCCACGGCGCGACCGGCATGGGCCAGGACCGCCTCGGCGTCGCCGCGGAAGCAGTGCAGGTGCGCGGCGAACACCAGCGCGAGCGTCTCGGTGACCGGATGCCGCAGCCGCCCGGCGAGGTCAAGCGCGTTGCGGCTCGCGGCCGCCGCCTCGCCGGACTCGCCGAGCAGCTCGAGAGTCCAGGCGGCCATGACCTGTGCGCAGACCCCGGGGTCGTGGTTGCCGTACTCCGCGGCCAGCGCGGCGTGCGGAGGCTCGTAGATCGCGATGCCGTGGCGGGCGTGCTCCAGCGCGGCCGTGGGCGCACCCTGGATCAGCCGGGTGGCCCACAAGGCGTGGTGCGCCTGGAGCACGAGGGCGGGCTCGCGCGAGCGCTCCGCCTGGACGCGCAGGCGTTCGCCCAGCTCCTCCGCGGTCGCCAGCTCACCGCGTCCCCAGCGGAACAGCCACAGCCCCCAGAGAGCGGGAAAGAGGCGCGGCGTGTCGCCGAGGCGCTCGGCGAGGGCCTGCGCCCGCGCGAGCGGCTCCTCCACCTCGGGCGCGCCCCAGCCGCGCGTGGCCATCAGGGATCCGCCGAGGGCGATCTGGAGCGCCACCTCCTGCTGCATCGTCTCCTCCACGGCGGGCAGTGCCCGCAGGAGGTCGAGCGCCCGCACGAGGTGTGCGCGCGCCTCCTGGGCCGCGCCCCGCCGGGTCGTCACCGCGGCGGCGCGCCGCAGGTAGTGCACCGCGCGGCGCGCGTCGTGTCCACGCTCGAAGTGCGCGGCCAGCTCCAGCGCGATCTCATCCGCCCGCTCGCCGTGCGCGACGGCCAGGCGCTCCGCGATCCGCCGGTGCAGCTCGGCGCGCCGGCCGGCTGCAATCTGCTCGTACACCATCTGCCGGTGGAGCCAGTGGCGGAAGCCGTATCGCTCTGCCGCGGTTCCGTCCGGCCAGGCGTCGGCCCCGCGCGCGACCAGGAACGCGCCCGGACGTGCCAGGGCGGCGCAGCTCCCCTCCGCGTCCGCCACCGGGGACCCCGCGCCCGCCGCGACCGCGGCGGCCGAGAACTCGAGCCCGACCACGCTCGCCACCTCGAGCACGCGCCGCTCGTCGTCCGAGAGGCGGCCAAACTGGAGCGCGATCACCGCCCGCACGTCGTCGGGGATCGTCAGCTCCAGGATCTCGGGCTCCTCGGTCAGACGCCAGCCCCCATCGGCCTGGACCAGGATCCCGCGCCCGATGAGGTCCTGGATGGCACTGGCCATGAACAGCGGGTTGCCCTCCGTCCGACGATGGACGAGCCGGGCGAGCACGGCGAGCCGATCCGCGGCGCCGTCGTTCGCGGCGGACCCGGGGCGCGGCCCAAGTCGCTCGACGAGATACCGTGCCACCGCCGCCTCCTCGAGGAGATCGAGGACGATCTCGTGCCCGGGCTCGCGGGCCACCAGCTCTCGCAGCACCGCATGGAGCGAATGCCCGCCCGGCGTCGTCGCGACCGGCCGGTACGTCCCGATCACGAGGAGCCGTGCAGGTCCGGGCCGCCGCGTCACGTAGGCGAGCCAGTCGAGGGTGGACCCGTCGCTCCAGTGCAGGTCCTCCAGCCAGAGCGCGAGCGGCGCGCGGTCGGTGAAGGTCTCGATGGCCTCGGCCAGCTCGCGCAGCATGCGCTCCCGCGTGGCCCCCGCGGTGGTGCGCCGGAGCGTCCGCAGCTCGGCCGGCTCGACGAGGGACGGCATCTGAGCCAGCCACGTCGGCGCGTGGCGCCGCAGGATCGGCACGAGGCGACACCCGGGCACGCGCCCGAGACCGGTGAGGGCCTCGAGCAGCGGCAGGTAGGCCTCGCCGACGCCGTAGTGGTCGATGCAGCGCCCGGTGCCGACCGGAAGCCCCTCGCGGGCCGCGCCGGCCAGGAACGCCTCCACCACCGCGGTCTTGCCGATGCCCGGCTCGCCCGAGACGAGCACGACCTGACGCTCCCCCGCTCGCGCGCGGTCGAGGCACGCGCGGAGCCGGTCGAGCGCGAGCGCCCGGCCGACGAGATGCTCCGGCACGCGCAGGAGCGCCCCGCCGTACGCCCGCGCTTCCGGCACCGGGGCGACGAAGCGATAGCCTCTCCGGTGAACGGTCTCGATGTAGCGCGGGCGTCGGGCGTCGTCACCGAGCGCGTCGCGGAGCTCCTGGATGCACGAGGTCAGCGCGGCATCGCTGACCGCGACCCCGGGCCAGACCGCGTCGAAGAGACCGTCCTTGGTGACGAGCGCGCCCGCCCGGGAGACCAGGGTGGAGAGCACCGCCGCGGCCTTCGGCGTGAGCCGGATGACTCGCCGGCCGCGACGCAGCTCGCCGATCGAGGCCTCGAACGTGTAGGGCCCGAAGCGAACTGCCTGATCCGACTGCCCGTCCGCCACTCATCGTCTCCTGGAGAAATCCCACGGGTCTCCTGTGACTCGGCGGCCGCCGAAGGTCTATGACATGGCACAACCCGCGCCGCCGCGCAAGGAGGCCAACGCATGCACTCGATCGCGCATCGCCGGCTCTACCGTCTGCCCCACGCTCTTCTGATGATCGCCGTCGTCCTGGCCGCGGCCCTCCCGGTTCCCCGCGCCGCCGGAGCGGACGCGGTCCTCCAGTGGAACGAGATCGCGCAGCGAACCGTCGCGACGGCCAACCCGCTGGTCCAGTCGCGGAGCATGGCCATCGTCCAGGCCGCGGTCGCCGACGCGGTGGCCGCGGTAGGGCGGGACTACGAGGGCTTCGCCCTGCGGGAGACCGCGGCGGCCGGCGCTTCCGCGCCCGCGGCGGCGGTGGCCGCCGCGCATGCCGCGCTGACCGCGCTGCACCCACCGGCCGCGCCGTCCCTGGACGCGGCCTATACCACGGCGCTGGCCGGCCTCCCGGACGGACCGGCCAGGGCCGAGGGAATCCGGATCGGCAAGGCGGCCGCCGCGGCGATCCTCGAGCAGCGGGCCGGTGATGGCTGGAACGCGCCCGCAAGCTACACACCCGTCGCCCGCGCCGGCCGCTGGATCCCGACGCCGCCCGCCTCCGCGGCCCCGCTCGGGCCGCAGTGGGGGCGGGTCAAGCCGTTCGCGCTCTCCCGCGCCGACCAGTTCCGGGCCCCGACTCCGCCGCCGCCGGACAGCGCCGAGTACGCGCGCGATCTCCGGGAGGTGTACGAGCTGGGTGGCGTGACCTCCCCGAAGCGGACCCCCCAGCTCGCGAACGTGGCCCGCTTCTGGATCATCTCGGGCATGCAGGGCTGGAACCCGGCCGCGCGCCAGGTGAGCACGTTCAAGAAGCTGACGCTTCCGCAGAACGCCCGGCTGCTCGCGCTGCTCAACGTCGCGATGGCGGACGGCCTCATCGCCTGCTGGGACAGCAAGTTTGCCCACGACACCTGGCGCCCGGTCACCGCCATTCACGCGGGCGGGCACGGGGTGGCCGCGGACCCGAGCTGGATGCCGCTGATCGTGACGCCACCCTTCCCGGCGTACCCTTCGGGGCACGCCTGCGCCGGCGGGGCGGCGCGCCTCGTGCTCGAGCGCCAGCTCGGGCCGGGCGGGCACGCCATCACGCTGACCAGCGCGACCGCACCCGGAGTGACCTTCACCTACGACAGCTTCAAGGCGATCGCGGATCAGGTAGACGAGGCGCGGGTGGTCGGGGGCATCCACGTGCGCCACGACCAGACGGCCGGCGGGGAGCTCGGGCGCCGCGTCGGCGAGCACGTCTGCCGCACCGCATGGCGGCTGCGGCCCGGCCCATCCTCCGGGTGCGGACCCTGACGCGCTACCGCCCGTCACCGCTGCGCCCGAGCGGGAGTGGGAAAGGGAGATGGAGGCGGCACCGCAGAAGGAGGAGCGCGATGGCCGACGCGCGTGGGCGCGGAGCCATGCAGCCAGCGAATGAGAGGAGCGCGTGAGTGGGGCTGAGCGGCTACGCCCGGCGGTTCAGGGCGCGCTCCCGCTCTTCCCACTGTTGCTGGAGGCGACGCTTGGTTCGTCGCTCCGAGACCTTGTGGACGAGCCCGAAGAGGAGGGAGAACGTCACGCCGGCGACGACGAGCAGCGCGAGCGTCATGAGCGGACTCGGTTCGGATGCGACGCCATGTTTCGATCGTAACCTAGCGGCAAATCATCACCAAACCCGGCCTCCGATCGGTTGAAGTCCCGTTGCCCCTCCGCTAGACTGTCTCCCCGTGACTCCCACCGATGGACGGCCCCTCGCTCGGTTCTCCGTCCTCGATCTGACCACTGTCCGCTCCGGCCCTACCTGCACGAAAATATTGGCGGATTTTGGCGCGGACGTCGTCCGGATCGAGCGGCCGGGTGGCGAGGGGCGGGAGCGCGTGTTCTTCGACGCCGCCGACCTGCATCGCAACAAGCGCAGCGTGGCGGTCAACCTCCAGGATCCGCGCGGGGTCGCCATCGTCAAGCGCCTGGCCGCCTCGGCCGACGTGGTCGTGGAGAACTACCGCCCGGACGTCAAGCATCGGCTGGGCGTGGACTACGAAACCCTCTCGCGCGACAACCCGCGTCTCGTCTACGCGAGCATCTCCGGCTTCGGCCAGGATGGCCCCTATCGTGACCGTCCCGGGTACGACCAGATCGTGCAGGGCATGTCCGGGCTCATGTGGCTCACCGGCACCCAGGAGAGCGCGCCGCTCCGCGTGGGCATTCCGATCGGCGACCTCCTGGCCGGCTACTTCGCGGCGCTGGGCATCCTCACCGCGCTGCTGGAGCGCGAGACGTCGGGCCGCGGCCAGCGGGTCGAGACCTCGCTGCTCGAGGCCCTGACCGGCAGCCTGTCGTTCCAGGCTGCCAAGTACGTCAACACCGGCGAGGTGCCGCCGCCGGTCGGCAATCACCATCCGCTGACCGCGCCGATGGGCGTGTACCGTGCTCGCGATCAGTTCTTCAATCTGGCCGTCGGCAACGACGACATGTGGCGGCGCTTCTGCAAGGTGCTGGAGCGGCCCGCCCTCGTCGACGATCCGCGATTCGCCGGGATGCTCTCACGGGTGAAGCATCGGCAAGCCCTCGACGCCGTCCTCGGAGAGATCTTCGCGACCCGGCCCGCCGCCGAATGGGTAGAGATGCTCAACGCGGTCGGCGTGGCGTGCGGCCCCATCAATACCGTCGACCAGGTCTTCGCGGATCCGCAGATTCAGACGGCGAACCTCGTCCGCAGCGTCAGCAACGCGGCCTGGGGTCCGCACAAGGTGCTGGCGCTGCCGGTGCATCTTTCCCGAACGCCGGCGCGGGTGGAGCGGGCCGCGCCGATGACCGGAGAGCACACCCGCGAAGTGCTGGCGTCCCTGGGCTACGACGCGGCCACCGTGGACAGCCTGATGGCCGACGGCGTCATCGAGCAGCACAAGGGAGAGACGATATGAGCGACCACATCCTGGTGGAGCAGGACGGTCCGATTGCCACCGTCGTGTTCAACCGGCCGAAGATGCGCAACGCGATCAGCCTGGCCATGTGGTCGGAGATCGCCATGGTGACCGAGCGCCTGTCCAAGGACGATTCGGTGCGCGCGATTGTCTACCGCGGCGCGGGCACCGACGCGTTCGCGTCGGGCGCGGACATCTCCGAGTTCCAGGAGAACCGCAAGGACACCGCCACCGCGCTCAACTACAACAAGCAGACCGAAGCCGCCTATTCCTCGATCCGCGTGTGCCCGAAGCCCACGGTGGCCATGGTGTTCGGCTACTGCATGGGCGGGGCGATGGCCCTCGCGATGGCGGCCGATCTGCGCTTCGCGGCGGCCGGCTCGAAGTTCGGCATCCCGGCCGCGCGGCTCAGCATCATCTACGGGCTCGATCCGGTCCACCAGCTGGTCGACCTGGTCGGGCCGGCGTACGCCAAGGACATCCTCTACTCCGCCCGTACCGTCGACGCCGAGGAGGCTCTGCGCATCGGCTTCATCCAGCGGCTGGTTCCCGCCGGCGAGCTCGAGTCGTACACCTACGAGTATCTCAAGAAGGTCGCGGCCAACGCGCCGCTGTCGGTGCGCGGGACCAAGGCGCAGGTGCAGGCGATCTTCGACGGCATCACCGACGCCCATCGCGATCATCTCCGCAATCTCGGCATCGCGACGTTCGACAGCGAGGACTACCGGGAGGGCACGCGGGCCTTCCTCGAGAAGCGGGCGCCCCGGTTCCAGGGGCGGTAGCCTCTGCGGATCACCGTCCTCTCCTCGACTCCCCTCAATCCGCTGGAGGGGAGTGGCACGTTCGTGGGCATCGCGGGGCTGGCCCAGGGGCTGGCCCAGCTCGGCCACCAGGTCTCGGTACGCCCGCTCGGCCGGCGCACCGGCTTCCACACGCTCGATCGCTGGCTCTACAACGCGGGGGTCTATCTCCGGCCCCCGCGGGATACGGACCTGGTCCTCGGGGTGGACCTCGACGGCTTTCTGTGGGCCCGCCGACGAGCGCTGCCGTTCGTGGCGAGCCTGAAGGGCATCATCGCCGACGAGCTCAAGAACGAGCGGGGCCGCGTGCGCGCGCTGCTCACCCTGCAGGCGCGCTGGGAGCGCCGGAACGTGGAGCGCGCCGACCTCGTGATGGTGACGAGCCGCTACTGCGCCGAGGTGGCGCAGCGCGAGTACGGGGTGCCGCCCGATCGCATCGCGGTGGTGCCGGAGCCGATCGATCTGGAGGTCTGGGACGATCAGTTCTGGCGCGCCCCGCGTCGCGCGCCCCGCGGTCCGGTGGTGCTGTGCGTGGCCCGCATGTATCCCCGCAAGCGGATCGAAGACCTGCTGCGTGCCGCCGTGATCGTGCGGGCGCGGATCCCCGAGGCGTCGGTGCGGATCGTCGGCCGCGGACCCGAATGGCCGGCGGTGAGCCGTCTCCACGCCCAGCTGGGGCTCGGCGAGGCCGCGGTGCTGCTGGGCGACCTCACCCGGGAGCGCCTGGCCGAGGAGTACGCCAACGCGTCCCTGTTCTGTCTGCCGTCGGTGCAGGAAGGTTTCGGCATCGTGTTCCTGGAGGCGATGGCGGCGGAGCTGCCGGTGGTGGCCTGCCGGATCGCCGCGGTGCCGGAGGTCGTGCTGGACGGCGCGACCGGGCTGCTGGTTCCGCCCCGCGACCCCGTCGCGATCGCAGAGGCCCTCGAGCGGTTGATCGCCGACCCCGCGCTGGCCCGGCGACTCGGGCAGGAAGGCCGTCGCCGGGTGCTCGGCTTCTCGCCGCGGCACGTCGCCGACCGCTTCCTCAGCGCGGTACACTCCACCCAGGATCGCCTGGGACAGCGGGCACGAGGAGGCTGAGGGGAATGGTGTACGCGACGCGGAAGTTCACGTTCTCGGCGGGCCACCGCTACTGGCGCCCGGAGTGGAGCGCCGAGGAGAACGCGCGCGTCTTCGGCTCGCTCACGGTGGCGCACGGGCACAACTACGGCCTCGAGGTCACGGTGCGCGGCGAGATCGACCCGCGCACCGGCATGGTGATGGATCTGGGCGAGCTGAAGCGGGTGGTCGGGGAGGCGGTGATCCGCCGCTTCGACCACGCGGACCTGAACCAGGATCCGCTCTTTCCGCCCGGCACCGTCCCCACCACCGAGAACCTGGTCCGGGTGATCTGGGATCTGCTCGGCCCCAAGCTCGGCGCCGAGCGCCTGCACCGGCTGCGCCTGTGGGAGGACCCGACCTTCTACGTGGACTACCTCGGCGAATGACCGATTTCACGGTCACCCGGTCGTACCACTTCAGCGCGGCCCACCAGCTCGCGAACCCGGCGCTCTCCGACGAGGATAACGCCGAGCTCTACGGCCAGTGCTTCCGTCAGCACGGGCACAACTACCAGCTCGAGGTGACGGTCGCGGGGCCCCTCGATCCGGCCACCGGCATGTCCGTCGACATCACCGTGATCGACGCGGCGGTGAAGAAGGCGGTGCTGGACCAGGTCGATCACTACGACCTCTCCGCCACCGTGCCCGCACTGGCGGGCGTGATCACCACCGGGGAGAACCTCGCGCGCACCTTCTGGGACTGGCTGGAGGCGGCGCTGCCCGCGGGCATCCTGCGGCGCGTGACCCTGGTGGAGACGGCCAACAACGTGTTCGAGTACTGCGGCGCGCCCGCCGCCGGGAGGTGATCGTCGATGATTGAGCGCCTCGTCCGCGATCTGCTGAAGGAGATCGGCGAAGATCCGACCCGGGAGGGCCTCGAGAAGACCCCGGTCCGGGTGGCCAAGGCCTGGGAATACCTGACCTCCGGCTACCGGCAGGACGTCCACGACGTCCTGAACGAGGCGCTCTTCACCGAGGAGTACGACGAGATGGTGGTGGTCAAGGACATCGATCTCTACTCGATGTGCGAGCACCACCTGCTCCCCTTCTTCGGCAAATGCCACATCGCCTACATGCCCTCCCGGAAGATCGTGGGGCTCTCCAAGCTGCCGCGGCTGGTCGAGATGTTCGCGCGGCGCCTGCAGGTGCAGGAGCGCCTGACCACCCAGATCGCTCACACCCTGAACGACGTGCTGCAGCCGCGCGGCGTCGCGGTGGTGATCGAGGCCCTGCACATGTGCATGCTCATGCGGGGGGTGGAGAAGCAGAACTCGAAGGCGGTGACCTCGGCCATGCTCGGCGCGTTCCGGGACAACGCGGGCACGCGCGCCGAGTTCATGGAGCTGATCCGGCCTCGCCTCGGAATGATGGTGTGAGGCTCGCCGGACGGGTCGCGGTCGTCACCGGGGCCGGCCGCGGCATCGGCCGCGCGATCGCCGGCGCCGTCGTCCGTGAGGGCGCCTCGGTGGTCCTGGCCGCCCGCTCGGCGGCCGAGATCGAGGCGGTCGCGCGGGAGATCCGGCAAGGCGGCGGCCGCGCCCTTGTGGTGCCCACCGACGTGAGGCAGGAGGCCGCGGTGGAGGCGCTGGTACGGCGGGCCCTCGGCGAGTGGCAGCGGGTAGACCTGCTGGTCAACGCGGCCGGGGTGGCCACCTTCGCCCCGGTGACCGACTCCAAGCTGGACGACTGGGATCAAATGCTCGCGGTGAACCTGCGCGGCGCGGTCCTGTGCTGCCGGGCGGTGCTACCCGCGATGATCGTCCAGCATCGCGGCACGATCATCAACATCGGATCGGTGGTGACCAGCCGATCGCTGACGGGCAGCGCCGCCTACACCGCGTCCAAATACGGGCTGCTCGGCTTCTCGCGGGTGCTCGCCGAGGAGATGCGTGCCCACGGGGTGCGCGTCGGGGTGCTGTCGGCGGGGGCCACCGACACTCCGCTGTGGGATGCCACGTCCGGGGCGCCCGCTCGGGAGCGCATGCTGCGGGCCGATCAGGTCGCCGAGGCCGCCCTTCTGATGGCCGCGCTCGATCCCAACGCGACGCTGGAGGAGATGACCCTGCTGCCCGCGGGGGGCATCCTGTGAGGCGGCCCGCGGGGCTCGGAGCCCTCTGCTATAATGAGGTCGCAGTCTTACACCACGGGCCAGGGACGAGCCCAAGGAGGCAGGAATGATCACGTTGACTGAGACGGCCGCCAAGAAGATCTCGGATCTGCGGCTCGAAGAGGGCAAGCCCGAGTGGGGCCTGCGGATCCGCATCGTGGGCGGCGGGTGCTCCGGCATGTCGTACGAGCTGGGGTGGGACGACACGGCGAGCGAGGGCGACAACGTCGTCGAGTCGAACGGCGTGAAGGTCTTCGTGGACTCGCACAGCGCCCCGTATCTGCAGGGCAGCGAGATCGACTACGTCGACAACAACATGCTGGGCGCCGGGTTCGCCATCAAGAACCCGAACGTGAAGTCGTCCTGCGGCTGCGGCTCGTCGCACCAGTTCTAGAACGCCGCGCGAGGCCCAGGTTCGCTCGATGAAGGTGCAGGTCCGGCTGTTCGCCCGCTATCGCGAGGAAGCGGGCCGTGACTCGCTGGACCTCGAGCTTCCGGATGGGGGCACCGTCGAGCGAGCCTGGGAAGCCGTCACCGAGCAGCTTCCCGTCCTCCTGCCGTACCGCCCCTTCACGCTCTTCGCGCTCCGCAACGACTACGTGGCCGCCGAGCATCCGCTGGGAGACGGCGACGAGCTCTGCCTGTTCCCCCCGGTGAGCGGCGGCGCGGACGGATCCGATTCGGATTGGATCGAAGTCACCACCGAGCCCCTGTCGGAGCGAGCGGTCGCCCAGGCGGTGGAGGATGCGGGGGCGGGGGCCCTGGCCTTGTTTTCGGGAGTGGTGCGGAACCAGACCGGCAGCCGGCGCGTGAAGTTCCTGGAGTACGAGGCCCACGGCCCCATGGCGCTGGCCAAGATGCGCGAGATCGGCCGTACCATCCGCGAGCGCTGGCCGATCGTCAGCCGGATCGCGCTCGTCCATCGCATCGGCCGCCTGGAGATCGGCGAGTCGAGCGTGATGATCGCCGTCTCCTCGCCCCACCGGGGCGAGGCCTTCGAGGCGTGCCGCTTCGCGATCGACACCCTGAAGGAGACGGTGCCGATCTGGAAGAAGGAGCACTTCGAGGACGGCGAGGTCTGGGTCGGCCTGCAGTGTGACCATCGCCAGTAGTCTCGCCGGCCGCGTCCTCGACACCATTCGCCGTCACGGCATGCTCGGTGACGGCGAACGTGTCTTGGCCGCCGTGTCCGGCGGGGCCGACTCGGTCGCCCTCCTCGACGTCCTCGGTGAGCTGCGCGCCTCGCTCGGGCTCGCGGTGAGCGTCGTCCACGTCCACCATGGTCTCCGCCCGGAGTCCGACGCCGATGCCGACTTCGTGCTCGCGCTCTCCGCCCGGCTCGGACTGCCCGCGCACGTCGAGCGCGTGGCCGTGAAGCGCGGCCCGCCGTGGGACGGGCTCGAGGCCGAGAGCCGGCGGGCGCGGCACGCGGCGCTGCAGCGGGCCGCGCGGGCGGTCGACGCCACCCGGATCGCGACCGGGCATACCGCCGACGATCAGGCGGAGACGGTGCTGATGCGCTTGCTGCAGGGCGCCGGCCCGCGCGGGCTCGGGGGGATCCCCCCGGTGCGAGGATGGCTGATCAGCCCGCTGATCGAGACGCGCCGGGCCGAGCTCGTCGAGCATCTGCGCGGGCGAGGGCTGACGTGGGTCGAGGACGCGAGCAACCGCGACGTGCGATTCCTCCGCAATCGCATCCGTCACGATCTGCTGCCGTTCATGGCCGGGCTCACCGGGACTTCGTCGGTGGAGGCGCTGTGTCGCTCGGCCGCCGCCGCCCGCGCGGTCGTCGCCGACCTCGAGGCCCGCGCTCGGGGCGATCTGGAGCGCCTGGCCACGCGCGAGCCCGTCGGCATCACGCTCGACGTGTCCGCGCTGGGGGCCGGCGCCGTGGAGCTGGGTGCGGAGATCTTGCGGCAGGCCGCGGCCGCGCAGGGCGAGACGGGGCCGCTGCGTGGCCCGGCGCAGCGAGCCATTCGCGCGCTGGTCGGTGAGGCGCCCCGCCGGCGGACGGTGCGGCTGGGCCGACTCGTCGCCGAGCGGAGTGGCCGGCGGATCCGGGTCGGGCCGGCCACGCTGCCCGCCCTCGCGGCACGCGTGTGGTCGCCGCCCGGCGATCTGGCGTTGCCCGAGATTGGCCGGTGCCTGACCGCGTCGATCGTCGTGCGCGATCGCGACTACGTCGTGCCGCGCGCGGCCGGGCGGGTGGCCTTCGACGCCGATGCGCTGCCGGCCACCCTCACCGTCCGGGCCCGGCGCCGCGGCGATGTGTTCTCCCCGTTCGGCGCTCCGGCGTCCGGCCCCGGCGCGCTGCGAAGGCTCAAGTCCTTCCTGATCGACGCGGGGGTACCGCGCTGGGAACGCCCGCGTACGCCGCTCGTCGAGGCGGGTGGCCACGTCATCTGGGTCGCGGGCGTGCGACGCGGGCGCCGCGCGCCGGTGACCGCGACCACCGCCCGAGTCCTCGAGCTGACGCTCCGCGACGGCTCGCTGGCCGTCGCTCCACCCCGGCGGTAAGATGTCGCGCGGAGGCCCGAGATGATGATCAGCCGTCGCGCCTCGACCTGGATGCTCGTGGTTTCCGCCATCGTCGGCCTGCTCGCGCCCACGGCCTCCGCGCAGCCCCGGGACGCGCCGCCGGCCCCACCGCTCCCCGCCCCGGACTCGCAGCGGCTGCTGCGCGCGCTGGAGGACGCCTTCGTCTCCGTCGCGGATCGGGCCACGCCCTCGGTCGTCAACGTGAGCGTCAAGGTCAAGCGCGAGGCGCAGCCCGAAGCGGGGCCGTCGCCCGAGACCGAGGAGCGGTTCAAGGAGTTCTTCGGCCCC
The Candidatus Methylomirabilota bacterium DNA segment above includes these coding regions:
- a CDS encoding 6-carboxytetrahydropterin synthase, which translates into the protein MTDFTVTRSYHFSAAHQLANPALSDEDNAELYGQCFRQHGHNYQLEVTVAGPLDPATGMSVDITVIDAAVKKAVLDQVDHYDLSATVPALAGVITTGENLARTFWDWLEAALPAGILRRVTLVETANNVFEYCGAPAAGR
- the folE gene encoding GTP cyclohydrolase I FolE, which codes for MIERLVRDLLKEIGEDPTREGLEKTPVRVAKAWEYLTSGYRQDVHDVLNEALFTEEYDEMVVVKDIDLYSMCEHHLLPFFGKCHIAYMPSRKIVGLSKLPRLVEMFARRLQVQERLTTQIAHTLNDVLQPRGVAVVIEALHMCMLMRGVEKQNSKAVTSAMLGAFRDNAGTRAEFMELIRPRLGMMV
- a CDS encoding SDR family oxidoreductase, translating into MRLAGRVAVVTGAGRGIGRAIAGAVVREGASVVLAARSAAEIEAVAREIRQGGGRALVVPTDVRQEAAVEALVRRALGEWQRVDLLVNAAGVATFAPVTDSKLDDWDQMLAVNLRGAVLCCRAVLPAMIVQHRGTIINIGSVVTSRSLTGSAAYTASKYGLLGFSRVLAEEMRAHGVRVGVLSAGATDTPLWDATSGAPARERMLRADQVAEAALLMAALDPNATLEEMTLLPAGGIL
- a CDS encoding iron-sulfur cluster assembly accessory protein produces the protein MITLTETAAKKISDLRLEEGKPEWGLRIRIVGGGCSGMSYELGWDDTASEGDNVVESNGVKVFVDSHSAPYLQGSEIDYVDNNMLGAGFAIKNPNVKSSCGCGSSHQF
- a CDS encoding molybdenum cofactor biosynthesis protein MoaE — protein: MKVQVRLFARYREEAGRDSLDLELPDGGTVERAWEAVTEQLPVLLPYRPFTLFALRNDYVAAEHPLGDGDELCLFPPVSGGADGSDSDWIEVTTEPLSERAVAQAVEDAGAGALALFSGVVRNQTGSRRVKFLEYEAHGPMALAKMREIGRTIRERWPIVSRIALVHRIGRLEIGESSVMIAVSSPHRGEAFEACRFAIDTLKETVPIWKKEHFEDGEVWVGLQCDHRQ
- the tilS gene encoding tRNA lysidine(34) synthetase TilS — its product is MAAVSGGADSVALLDVLGELRASLGLAVSVVHVHHGLRPESDADADFVLALSARLGLPAHVERVAVKRGPPWDGLEAESRRARHAALQRAARAVDATRIATGHTADDQAETVLMRLLQGAGPRGLGGIPPVRGWLISPLIETRRAELVEHLRGRGLTWVEDASNRDVRFLRNRIRHDLLPFMAGLTGTSSVEALCRSAAAARAVVADLEARARGDLERLATREPVGITLDVSALGAGAVELGAEILRQAAAAQGETGPLRGPAQRAIRALVGEAPRRRTVRLGRLVAERSGRRIRVGPATLPALAARVWSPPGDLALPEIGRCLTASIVVRDRDYVVPRAAGRVAFDADALPATLTVRARRRGDVFSPFGAPASGPGALRRLKSFLIDAGVPRWERPRTPLVEAGGHVIWVAGVRRGRRAPVTATTARVLELTLRDGSLAVAPPRR